Part of the Nicotiana sylvestris chromosome 5, ASM39365v2, whole genome shotgun sequence genome is shown below.
TCACTAACAGTTAGTTTGAATAACTATTCTAACTACATGATATTCATTTCTTCTAGGGCGTATTcttgcaagatcttttgttatACCCTTCACCTCTACAATTTCCACATGACACCTTGTACTTCTTTGACTTTATTTCATCATATGTTTTATATCTTTCCTTTTGAGGTCTCTCTGGCTGCCTTTTATCTCCCGTCGGTGGATTTACTACCTCATCCAAAATACGTTGTGGCACATTCCATTTGCTTTCATCAGGAAGAGGATTTACCGGTATTTCATACGTACGTAGAAGGCTCTCCCTTGTGTAATACGGAGAGCAATAGTTTTCATATGTTTCATTCTTGTGCCTTAATGCTGCCAAAGCATGCACACATGGAAGTTCTTCAAGTTGAAATTGGCCACAACTACATTTCTTGTTTTCTAGACACACAATGTACCGCTTCATACCATCTAACACAGTATGTATATGATCTGTTGAAGCCCTCAACTACAATTGCAGAACAAATAGAAAAAATATTATCTCAATCATAAAAATAGAttatctacaacttatctacaaataTTCTACACCTTTTCTACAACCTACAATtatctacaatttaactacaatttatctacaatctgGAAACACTGCATATTAAGTAATTTCTTTTTTCTGCACCAAATAAACAGATCTTACCCTAAGCTTCTGAGATAATGTTCTGTTGTTCTCTAATTCTTTGTTGAATTCGGACCCAAGAAATGTGAAAGTACCATTCGCCTTCAATAACTTCTCGTTGGTCCAACGTTCTAGCAGTGTCCGCATATACTCTAAAAGGTCAAATGTCGGCAGCTCTCTTGCATCTTTTGTTACAACGTTCAACGACTCTGCAATATTTGATGTCATTGTCCACGTTCTATTCACTGTTGCATGTACTCTTGACCATCTGTGATAGCCAATATCATATAGGTAAGATTTCACATGCGGGTCTTCCTCTTCAATCTTCgacatcctttcattaaattcatccagAGTGTATGACCGTGTTGTAGCAAAGTACAATTCATGTAATTGTAGATGAcccttcttgaattttgaccttatatttgtccaaatatgccacatgcaagagTAATATGGCATGTCCGGATAGACAATTGATGTTGCCTTCAGTATACTCTCATTCCTATCTGAAACAACACACATTGAAGGTCTTTCACCATATGCCtgcttgaattgctcaaagaaccactTCCAAGATGCGTCGTTTTCAGAATCAACCACAGCATATGCCAAGGGAAATATTGTACCTACATtattaattcataaaatattaattGGCAGCTTTGAAaatgtatataaaaatataaatacataGCACCTACAATATATCTTCATAATATAGACAATTTATCTACATTTCATGTAATagctacaaaataactacaaaattaCTACAATGTATCTACATTTTATAGACtgcctacaaaataactacaaactTTTTACCTACTGCATCCATGGTGCTTGGTGTCAGCATAATCCCCCTATAGGCTGACTTTAAGAGTGTCCCATCAACTACGACTACTGGCCTACAATGTTGCCAACCACTTATTGAtgtacaaagagcaacaaatgcgtATAAGAAGCATTCATCTGCTGTCTTCTTCAATTTAACAACCGAACCAGGATAGGTCTcctcaagaatataaaaatatttgggtAATTTGCTGTAGGAGTCAGCCATattccctctcaaaaactgtaaagccttttcctttgctctccatgcttgcatgtagcttagATTCACTCTGTGTTCGGATAACATGTCAGTTTATATATCCTTTTGTGTACACAGTCTTAGGATCACAATACTTTGGAATGAACATACTACCAACTACAGCTGCAGTACGTTTGCGTTGTATGAATGTTTCGTCCATTAAGGAGCATGTGTGTTGTCGGTTGAAACTCCTTATcttgaacattgcagaatcattaATTGACGTTGCCTTGAAGTGCCATTTACAGTTTTCACCAACGCATACAAGCCAGTAGCTACAaaaaaaatacaatatttaaTACAGATTATAAATGTAGATGCAACAAAAGGACTGTTTTAACATAAAGTAAcataaactacaatttaactacaatgtaactacaatttatctacaatgtTTAAAAAACACATATCTTGAGTAAAACACTGCTTTTAATGATCTTTTCTCCACAAATATCTCCATACCGTCTATGACTAGATCTTTTAACTCTGAACTGGAACTTGTGCATCACAGAAAAGTGCTTCATTGCAGCAACTACAGTTTGCTTGTCCTGATACACTTGTCCTTCTTCAATAGCAGTTTGCGTAGATtctgttattatttcactttgatattcctCTATAACTGGAGAGGATGACATCTCAAGTAACTTTAGGGATCCAGACGAACCTGcatcaaaataaagataaatagtgtcattataattttgtagaatctttgtagataatttgtagatataGTAAAACCTGCACTTGTGTTATCGTTGGTGATtgccaattccatattgaaatctcgTACATTTATACATAACGGATATGAACCTAagtttttattctccttttttGTCTCCATATACACATGAACCCCCATATCATTCCTAATCTCCATTGGGGGACAATTGTCGTTCACCATGTATttgatttctacaattttttcTGAAGTATCAATCGATAGTTGTTCTGCAATTGTAGAAATCAGAATACTGTAGCTTGCATTCTCATCTACCACAATGGCATCAACTTCAAAATCTCTAAATCTGCCACAGttatcccaattctcattcaattgtagcatgaTTGCGATTTTGGACATGATTGCATGTTGTTGCTGATGTATTATTCTAAATTTTTTCGTTTTTTGGATTTCTAGATTGAGAGAAAAAAAGACGAAGAACAGATATATGATCGCCAATTTGATTTCTGAAAATGACGAAGAACAGAATATAGCAATGTTGAGTTGTTGAATCTCGAAAATTTGAATTCTACAATTTGAATTCAGTTTGTTGAAACTGTTCGTAGTTTGTTGAAGCTGTTCGtacttttttaaataaaaaattgaatTGTAGTTTAAGAGTAAATTACGCAGATGCGAAATCTCCTTTCCAtttcaaaacttgaatttaaTGTAGAATCAATCAATCCCATGATTATTTCCTGATTTTTCGCGCGTTATTAAGGGAAGATTCTGTCCTATTAATTCCTAATAAACGAATGGTACAGAAATTGTAGGAAAAATGTGGACTAGGCGGGTAATTTAGATACTATGCTCATATTTGGTATTAAAgttttcatatatggtataggaagaAAAAAATCcctatttataaatatttaataatttttttaacaaaaatacaaagtCTATGCAAAAGTTATTGGGTTCACGGGAACCCATATATTATACTCTAGATCCGCCCCTGCCTGTGAGATGCCCATTTTGCCAAAACATATATAATATAGTACTAATCTGTATGCCTCTTGTAGGTATGCGTAATGGTGGCGTCTAGCTACGCTGATGGAGTCTCTCGCGACATGAAATGCGAGTAATCAGAGACAGATTCAGGATTTAAAATTTATTAGTTCTTATAGCGAccttaaataaatataatataaataattGGGTTGAATTTTTTAAcagatatacaaaatatatacaaaaattactgGATTCATGAGAACCCACATATAATAGGTTGGATCCGCTCCTGCGAGTAATAATAAATGTATTagcaatatatacataagataaaaGCATCCAAAAACAAGAAATACACTTAAATTAAAGATTTTGATATAACAATCCATGTACTATTATTCACTCCATAATAAttttatataatataatttttatagtATTATTAACC
Proteins encoded:
- the LOC138869682 gene encoding uncharacterized protein, translated to MLSEHRVNLSYMQAWRAKEKALQFLRGNMADSYSKLPKYFYILEETYPGSVVKLKKTADECFLYAFVALCTSISGWQHCRPVVVVDGTLLKSAYRGIMLTPSTMDAVGTIFPLAYAVVDSENDASWKWFFEQFKQAYGERPSMCVVSDRNESILKATSIVYPDMPYYSCMWHIWTNIRSKFKKGHLQLHELYFATTRSYTLDEFNERMSKIEEEDPHVKSYLYDIGYHRWSRVHATVNRTWTMTSNIAESLNVVTKDARELPTFDLLEYMRTLLERWTNEKLLKANGTFTFLGSEFNKELENNRTLSQKLRLRASTDHIHTVLDGMKRYIVCLENKKCSCGQFQLEELPCVHALAALRHKNETYENYCSPYYTRESLLRTYEIPVNPLPDESKWNVPQRILDEVVNPPTGDKRQPERPQKERYKTYDEIKSKKYKVSCGNCRGEGYNKRSCKNTP